One window of the Macaca thibetana thibetana isolate TM-01 chromosome 1, ASM2454274v1, whole genome shotgun sequence genome contains the following:
- the PHTF1 gene encoding protein PHTF1 isoform X5, protein MWQTREKAKFSDGEKCRREAFRRLGNGVSDDLSSEEDGEARTQMILLRRSVEGASSDNGCEVKNRKSILSRHLNSQVKKTTTRWCHIVRDSDSLAESEFESAAFSQGSRSGVSGGSRSLNMSRRDSESTRHDSETEDMLWDDLLHGPECRSSVTSDSEGVHVNTLHSGTKRDPKEDVFQQNHLFWLQNSSPSSDRVSAIIWEGNECKKMDMSVLEISGIIMSRVNAYQQGVGYQMLGNVVTIGLAFFPFLHRLFREKSLDQLKSISAEEILTLFCGAPPVTPIIVLSIINFFERLCLTWMFFFMMCVAERTYKQRFLFAKLFSHITSARKARKYEIPHFRLKKVENIKIWLSLRSYLKRRGPQRSVDVVVSSVFLLTLSIAFICCAQVLQGHKTFLNDAYNWEFLIWETALLLFLLRLASLGSETNKKYSNVSILLTEQINLYLKMEKKPNKKEQLTLVNNVLKLSTKLLKELDTPFRLYGLTMNPLIYNITRVVILSAVSGVISDLLGFNIRLWKIKS, encoded by the exons ATGTGGCAaacaagagagaaagcaaaattttCAGATGGAGAAAAGTGCCGTAGG GAGGCTTTTAGGCGTTTGGGTAATGGGGTGTCTGATGACCTGTCAAGTGAGGAAGATGGTGAAGCACGGACACAGATGATATTATTGCGTAGGAGTGTGGAAGGGGCCTCAAGTGACAATGGTTGTGAAGTTAAGAATAGAAAATCAATACTTTCAAGGCACCTAAACTCTCAG GTAAAGAAAACCACTACAAGGTGGTGTCATATTGTGCGGGATTCAGATAGTCTAGCTGAATCAGAATTTGAATCAGCAGCCTTTAGCCAG ggCTCTAGATCTGGTGTGAGTGGTGGCTCTCGAAGCCTCAACATGTCAAGAAGAGACTCAGAAAGCACCCGCCATGACTCGGAGACTGAGGATATGTTATGGGACGACCTGCTACATGGCCCAGAGTGCCGGTCATCTGTCACCAGTGACAGTGAGGGGGTTCATGTGAATACCCTTCACTCAGGGACCAAACGTGACCCCAAAGAGGATGTTTTTCAGCAG aatCATTTGTTCTGGCTTCAGAATTCAAGTCCTTCCTCTGATCGAGTTAGTGCAATAATCTGGGAGGGGAATGAGTGCAAAAAGATGGATATGTCTGTGTTGGAAATAAGTGGCATCATCATGAGCAGG GTCAATGCCTATCAGCAAGGAGTAGGTTATCAGATGCTGGGAAATGTTGTCACTATTGGATTAGCATTTTTTCCATTCTTGCATCGACTTTTCCGTGAGAAGAGCCTTGACCAGCTAAAGTCCATTTCAGCTGAGGAGATCTTGACTCTCTTTTGTGGGGCACCACCTGTTACACCTATTATTGTTTTGtccataattaatttttttgaaagattgTGTCTTACTTGGATGTTTTTTTTCATGATGTGTGTGGCAGAGAGAACATATAAACAG agatttttatttgcaaaactcTTCAGCCATATTACTTCTGCCAGGAAAGCTAGGAAATATGAAATACCTCATTTCAGACTTAAGAAGGTGgagaatattaaaatatggtTATCACTGCGTTCCTATCTAAAG AGACGGGGGCCACAGCGTTCAGTTGATGTGGTTGTATCCTCAGTCTTCCTACTGACACTTTCGATTGCTTTCATTTGTTGTGCTCAG GTTCTCCAAGGACACAAAACTTTCCTGAATGATGCTTATAACTGGGAGTTTTTGATCTGGGAAACAGCTTTACTACTTTTCTTATTGCGTCTGGCCTCATTGGGGTCTGAAACCAATAAGAAATACAGCAATGTTTCGATATTACTTACAGAACAG ATTAATTTATATCTTAAGAtggaaaaaaagccaaataagAAAGAACAGCTTACTCTAGTAAACAATGTATTAAAGCTGTCCACCAAGTTGTTGAAA